A genomic stretch from Flavobacterium sp. KS-LB2 includes:
- a CDS encoding SixA phosphatase family protein, with protein MKNLILVRHAKSSWEVPMHDKDRGLTCQGMKDAHLVSTNAKDFIPKTYIIWASSAKRATNTALIFAQNLAYPIESIVYKDDLYTFDEKKLEEIIKSCSNLFENVIVFGHNGAITNFVNKFGDIYIDNIPTSGFVSVKFDTDDWKKIKKGKIEKIIFPKDLR; from the coding sequence ATGAAAAATCTAATTTTAGTTCGGCATGCAAAATCAAGTTGGGAAGTCCCAATGCATGATAAAGATCGTGGATTGACATGTCAAGGCATGAAAGATGCTCACCTTGTTTCCACTAATGCAAAAGATTTTATTCCCAAAACATATATTATTTGGGCAAGTTCTGCGAAAAGAGCAACAAACACAGCGTTAATTTTTGCTCAAAATTTAGCCTATCCTATAGAAAGTATCGTTTACAAAGACGACCTTTATACCTTTGATGAAAAGAAACTAGAAGAAATTATTAAATCTTGTAGTAATCTTTTCGAAAATGTTATTGTTTTTGGACATAATGGTGCAATTACAAATTTTGTTAATAAATTTGGAGACATTTATATTGATAATATTCCTACAAGTGGTTTTGTATCCGTAAAATTTGATACTGATGATTGGAAAAAAATTAAAAAAGGTAAAATTGAAAAAATAATATTTCCCAAAGATTTAAGATGA
- the ppk1 gene encoding polyphosphate kinase 1 translates to MNKVLEYKYIDREKSWLAFNARVLQEAGDNSVPLLDRLRFLGIFSNNLDEFFRVRFAAIRRLSLTGITGEKYLGGISAQQLVKDITEIVIEQQSESLRILNIIEAELETENIFIITENDITIEQEIFLKDFFIQKLSPELVTIILNDLAEFPVLKDTSGYLAIKLVMNKNSEVRYAVIEIPKTINRFVVLPSNNEKHYIILLDDVIRHNLSSIFNIFDYQSVSAHMIKITRDAQLDIDSDLSKSMIEKISLSVKDRRIGEPVRFIYDQLIEEDTLQFFLDKMKIVSTDSIIPGGRYHNRRDYMNFPNLGRFDLLYKTNDPLPIPGLSLEGSMLEKISERDYLLNAPYQSFSYLTKFLREAALDPKVTSIKITLYRLAKNSQIISSLINAAKNGKKVTVQIELQARFDEASNISYAEQMQTEGIELIFGIKGLKVHSKICVIERNENNKVKRYGFISTGNFNESTAKVYTDVTLFTSHQQILKDIMRIFEFFDINYRVHRYKHLIVSPHYTRSRFIKLIDREITHALAGRKTHIKLKMNSLSDFEMIDKLYEASRAGVKIQLEVRGICSLIPGIPGMSDNIEAISIVDNYLEHSRIYIFGNAGQTEVYISSADFMTRNLDGRVEVTCPIYDQDIKNELIDNFDIGWKGNVKARYHSYKLDNKYRVRNHNPIFRAQLETYKYYQSKVELELKSEKIG, encoded by the coding sequence ATGAATAAAGTATTAGAATACAAATATATAGATAGAGAAAAAAGTTGGTTAGCTTTCAACGCCAGAGTACTTCAAGAGGCTGGTGATAATTCAGTTCCATTACTAGATAGATTACGATTTTTAGGTATTTTTTCGAATAATTTAGATGAGTTTTTTAGAGTTCGTTTTGCAGCCATCAGACGTTTAAGTCTAACAGGAATAACTGGAGAAAAGTATCTAGGAGGTATTTCTGCCCAACAATTAGTAAAAGATATAACTGAAATTGTAATTGAACAACAATCAGAAAGTTTACGAATTTTAAATATTATTGAAGCTGAATTAGAGACTGAGAATATATTTATTATCACTGAAAATGATATTACTATTGAACAGGAAATTTTTTTGAAAGACTTTTTTATTCAAAAGCTGAGTCCTGAATTAGTAACAATAATTTTGAATGATTTAGCAGAATTTCCCGTATTGAAAGACACTTCAGGATATTTAGCCATTAAATTAGTTATGAATAAAAATTCGGAAGTGCGTTACGCTGTAATCGAAATTCCTAAAACAATCAACCGTTTTGTTGTTTTACCATCAAATAATGAAAAGCATTATATCATACTTTTAGATGATGTGATTAGACATAATTTGAGTAGTATTTTCAATATTTTTGATTACCAAAGTGTCTCTGCGCATATGATAAAAATTACAAGAGATGCTCAGTTGGACATTGATAGTGATTTAAGTAAAAGTATGATTGAAAAAATTTCATTGAGTGTTAAAGATCGCAGAATTGGTGAGCCAGTTCGTTTTATTTATGACCAATTGATAGAAGAGGATACATTGCAATTTTTTCTTGATAAAATGAAAATCGTATCTACAGATAGTATTATTCCCGGCGGTAGATACCATAACAGACGCGATTACATGAATTTTCCTAATCTGGGCCGATTTGATTTGTTATACAAAACAAATGACCCACTACCAATTCCAGGTTTAAGTCTTGAGGGAAGTATGTTGGAAAAAATAAGTGAAAGAGATTATTTATTGAATGCACCATATCAATCATTCTCCTATCTGACTAAGTTTTTGCGTGAAGCAGCATTAGATCCAAAAGTAACTTCGATTAAAATTACTTTATATCGTTTAGCTAAAAATTCTCAAATTATTAGTTCACTAATAAATGCTGCCAAAAACGGTAAAAAAGTAACCGTTCAAATTGAATTACAAGCCCGTTTTGATGAAGCTTCAAATATCTCGTATGCAGAGCAAATGCAAACTGAGGGCATCGAATTAATATTTGGAATAAAAGGACTAAAAGTACACAGCAAAATATGTGTTATTGAAAGAAATGAAAATAATAAAGTAAAACGATACGGATTTATTTCAACAGGGAATTTCAATGAATCGACGGCAAAAGTGTACACTGATGTAACTCTTTTTACGAGTCATCAGCAAATTCTGAAGGATATCATGAGAATATTTGAATTTTTTGACATCAATTATCGAGTTCATCGTTACAAGCATCTTATTGTGTCACCACATTACACCAGAAGTCGTTTTATAAAATTAATTGATCGAGAGATTACACATGCATTAGCGGGTAGAAAAACGCATATAAAGTTAAAAATGAATAGCTTGTCTGATTTTGAAATGATAGATAAATTATATGAAGCAAGTAGAGCAGGAGTAAAAATTCAACTAGAAGTAAGAGGTATTTGCTCCTTGATACCTGGGATTCCAGGAATGAGCGATAATATTGAAGCTATAAGTATAGTAGATAATTATTTAGAGCATTCTAGGATTTATATTTTTGGAAATGCAGGACAAACAGAAGTTTACATCTCCTCAGCTGATTTTATGACTAGAAATCTTGATGGACGTGTTGAAGTTACTTGTCCTATTTACGATCAGGACATAAAAAATGAATTAATTGATAACTTTGATATCGGTTGGAAAGGAAATGTAAAAGCCCGTTATCATTCCTATAAATTAGATAATAAATATAGAGTTCGAAATCATAATCCAATTTTTAGGGCACAATTAGAAACCTATAAATACTATCAAAGTAAAGTTGAGTTAGAATTAAAATCGGAGAAAATAGGGTAA
- a CDS encoding Ppx/GppA phosphatase family protein, with protein MIKIKKYAAIDIGSNAMRLLIVNIVEQEGKEPQFNKSSLVRVPIRLGQDAFTVGEISDENLERMCDAMKAFNLLMKVHKVERYMAFATSAMREAYNGKEVVALIKKKADIKIEIIDGKKEAAIIASTDLHHLLKTDQTYLFVDVGGGSTEFTLFSNGKLINSRSFKAGTVRLLNDMVCDVVWDEIEKWIKTNTEEYEEVILIGSGGNINKLFKMSGKIQEKPLSYIYMNSQYAFLNSLSYEQRISELGLNPDRADVIIPATRIYLNAMKWSGARNIYVPKIGLSDGIVKAMYYGKI; from the coding sequence ATGATTAAAATAAAAAAATATGCAGCAATCGATATTGGTTCAAATGCCATGCGTTTATTGATTGTAAATATTGTAGAACAAGAAGGTAAAGAACCACAATTTAATAAAAGTTCATTAGTGCGTGTTCCAATTCGTCTTGGTCAAGATGCCTTTACAGTAGGTGAAATTTCAGACGAGAATTTGGAAAGAATGTGCGATGCAATGAAAGCTTTTAATCTTTTGATGAAGGTTCATAAAGTGGAACGTTACATGGCTTTTGCAACTTCGGCTATGCGCGAAGCTTATAATGGTAAAGAAGTAGTAGCTCTAATAAAGAAAAAAGCAGATATAAAAATAGAAATTATCGATGGTAAAAAAGAAGCTGCCATAATCGCTTCAACCGATTTGCATCATTTATTAAAAACAGATCAAACCTATCTTTTTGTTGATGTTGGTGGTGGAAGCACGGAATTTACCTTGTTTTCTAACGGTAAATTAATCAATTCAAGATCATTCAAAGCAGGAACCGTACGTTTATTAAATGATATGGTTTGTGATGTTGTATGGGATGAAATTGAAAAATGGATAAAAACAAATACAGAGGAATACGAAGAAGTCATTTTAATAGGTTCAGGTGGAAATATTAATAAGCTTTTCAAAATGTCCGGTAAAATTCAGGAAAAACCATTGTCATACATTTATATGAATTCACAATATGCATTCTTGAATTCACTTTCGTATGAACAAAGAATTTCAGAATTAGGTTTAAATCCAGATCGTGCTGATGTAATTATTCCTGCTACAAGAATATATCTAAATGCAATGAAATGGAGTGGAGCAAGAAATATTTATGTACCAAAAATTGGACTTTCAGATGGAATTGTAAAAGCAATGTATTACGGTAAAATATAG
- a CDS encoding DNA polymerase III has product MAHLPTESFTETEMLLHWNKYAQRLGDKGYKIMESLLLINDPKLNGTSITIELPNEGSKLDFEKELNGLLGHLKGHLHNHDITIDVIVNESIESKRSFNDQDRYNRLHEINPNIELLRTTFGLDLDA; this is encoded by the coding sequence GTGGCGCACTTACCAACAGAATCGTTTACCGAAACGGAAATGTTATTGCATTGGAACAAATATGCCCAACGTTTAGGAGATAAAGGTTATAAAATCATGGAATCGTTATTACTTATAAACGATCCTAAATTAAATGGAACTTCAATCACTATTGAATTACCAAATGAAGGTTCTAAACTAGATTTTGAAAAAGAATTGAATGGACTTTTAGGACATTTAAAGGGTCATTTACACAATCATGATATTACAATTGACGTTATTGTGAATGAAAGTATTGAAAGCAAAAGAAGCTTTAACGACCAAGACCGATACAACAGGCTTCACGAAATAAATCCAAACATTGAACTTTTACGAACAACATTTGGATTAGATTTAGATGCGTAA
- the dnaX gene encoding DNA polymerase III subunit gamma/tau: MEQFVVSARKYRPQTFKDVVGQKAITNTLLNAIESNHLASALLFTGPRGVGKTTCARILARKINQPGYDDPNEDFTFNVFELDAASNNSVDDIRNLIDQVRIPPQTGQYKVYIIDEVHMLSSAAFNAFLKTLEEPPKHAIFILATTEKHKIIPTILSRCQIFDFKRITVKDAKEHLAEVATSQGVNFEDDALHIIAQKADGAMRDALSIFDRVVSFCGKDLTRQAVTENLNVLDYETYINITDLILENKIPDLLIAFNEILAKGFDAHHFVSGLASHFRDLLVSKTPVTLSLLEVGEQAQQMYGVQAQKCSQDFLLKGIEIANDCDLKYKLSQNQRLLVELCLMQLASITFDGEKKKLSNL; the protein is encoded by the coding sequence ATGGAACAATTTGTTGTATCGGCTCGTAAATATCGTCCTCAAACATTTAAAGATGTTGTAGGGCAAAAAGCCATTACTAATACTTTATTGAACGCCATAGAAAGCAATCACTTAGCTTCGGCATTATTATTTACGGGACCTCGTGGAGTAGGAAAAACAACTTGTGCTCGTATTCTAGCGAGAAAAATTAATCAGCCCGGATACGATGATCCAAATGAAGATTTTACTTTTAATGTTTTTGAATTAGATGCTGCTTCAAACAATTCTGTTGATGATATTCGTAATTTAATTGACCAAGTCCGTATCCCGCCACAAACGGGACAATACAAAGTATACATCATTGATGAGGTTCACATGTTGTCTTCAGCAGCTTTTAATGCTTTCTTGAAGACATTAGAGGAGCCGCCAAAACACGCCATTTTTATTTTGGCTACGACCGAAAAACATAAAATTATTCCAACGATACTTTCTCGTTGTCAGATATTTGATTTCAAAAGAATTACTGTAAAAGACGCTAAAGAACATCTTGCCGAAGTAGCTACCAGTCAAGGAGTTAATTTTGAAGATGATGCTTTGCACATTATTGCTCAAAAAGCTGATGGTGCTATGCGAGATGCTTTATCTATTTTTGACCGAGTAGTTTCTTTTTGTGGGAAAGATTTAACACGTCAGGCCGTTACTGAAAACTTGAATGTGTTGGATTATGAAACCTATATTAACATCACAGATTTAATATTAGAAAACAAAATCCCAGATTTATTAATCGCTTTCAACGAAATTCTTGCCAAAGGATTTGATGCCCATCATTTTGTGTCTGGATTAGCATCTCATTTTAGAGATTTATTAGTTTCGAAAACGCCAGTAACATTATCTTTATTGGAAGTTGGGGAACAAGCACAACAAATGTATGGCGTGCAAGCACAAAAATGTAGTCAAGACTTTTTATTAAAAGGAATTGAAATTGCAAATGATTGTGATTTAAAATATAAACTGAGTCAAAATCAACGACTTCTTGTTGAACTTTGCTTGATGCAACTTGCCTCTATCACTTTTGATGGAGAAAAAAAAAAGTTGAGCAATTTATAA
- a CDS encoding ketopantoate reductase family protein has protein sequence MKTRIGILGLGGVGGYFGGLLAKAYLESDTIEIIFIARGETQKVIAQNGLKIIADATETTVFPSLVSNNTKEIGELDYLLCATKTYDIETSFESVKNCISTNTIVLPLYNGVDATERIQILFPENTVLQGCVYVVSMIESPGIIKKIGPYEKLFFGSKNAPVSKLNELQSIFEKANIESYLVENIEETVWEKFIFISALASATSYLNENIGGILNNTENKAIYSSLLIEIAAVAVAKGVTLPDDIVAQTIVKLEKTPKDVTSSMHRDFLAGKNTEVVSLTKYVVDLAIKHGVATPVYQMIEKKLSKV, from the coding sequence ATGAAAACAAGAATTGGAATTTTAGGTTTGGGTGGAGTAGGTGGTTATTTTGGTGGATTATTAGCCAAAGCTTATTTGGAATCCGATACCATAGAAATTATTTTTATTGCCCGTGGTGAAACCCAAAAAGTTATCGCGCAAAATGGATTAAAAATTATTGCTGACGCTACTGAAACAACTGTTTTTCCCAGTTTAGTTTCTAATAATACAAAAGAAATTGGGGAACTCGATTACCTTCTTTGCGCTACGAAAACCTATGATATCGAAACCAGTTTTGAATCCGTAAAAAATTGTATTTCCACAAACACGATAGTCCTACCTTTATACAATGGTGTCGATGCTACGGAACGAATACAAATACTATTTCCTGAAAATACGGTTTTGCAAGGTTGTGTATATGTTGTTTCCATGATTGAATCGCCTGGTATTATCAAGAAAATTGGTCCTTATGAAAAACTATTTTTTGGTTCTAAAAATGCTCCAGTTTCCAAATTAAATGAACTCCAATCCATCTTCGAGAAGGCAAATATCGAAAGTTATCTTGTAGAAAATATTGAAGAAACGGTTTGGGAAAAGTTCATTTTTATTTCGGCCTTAGCTTCAGCAACTTCTTATTTGAATGAAAACATAGGCGGAATTTTAAACAATACTGAAAATAAAGCAATTTATAGTTCACTGTTAATCGAAATTGCTGCTGTGGCTGTTGCAAAAGGGGTAACGTTGCCAGATGATATTGTAGCCCAAACGATTGTTAAGCTTGAAAAAACACCAAAAGACGTAACTTCTTCGATGCACAGAGATTTTTTGGCAGGAAAAAACACCGAAGTAGTTTCCTTGACAAAATATGTTGTGGATCTAGCTATAAAACATGGGGTTGCAACACCAGTTTATCAAATGATAGAGAAGAAGTTATCGAAAGTTTAA
- a CDS encoding RsmD family RNA methyltransferase — MRIISGKYKGRRIFPPKGLPVRPTTDMSKEALFNVLNNHFSFEGLKILDLFAGTGNISYEFASRGSTPITSVDGDFGCVKFIKQVAAEYDFNIAATKSDVFTYLERCKTSYDVIFADPPYALDQKTFEKIILLVFEKELLNEDGMMVIEHSKYTKLDHMIHFSFQKSYGGSIFSFFEIGSGDKEDSNTESDQNDSEEE; from the coding sequence ATGAGAATCATTTCAGGAAAATACAAAGGAAGACGCATTTTTCCACCAAAAGGATTACCAGTTCGTCCTACAACCGATATGTCAAAAGAAGCATTATTTAATGTTTTGAACAACCATTTCAGTTTTGAAGGACTTAAAATATTAGATTTATTCGCTGGAACTGGCAATATTAGTTATGAATTTGCCTCCAGAGGAAGCACACCAATAACATCAGTTGATGGTGATTTTGGCTGTGTAAAATTCATCAAGCAAGTCGCAGCCGAATATGATTTTAATATTGCAGCTACAAAAAGTGATGTTTTTACCTATTTAGAAAGATGTAAAACGTCTTACGATGTTATTTTTGCAGATCCACCGTATGCTTTGGACCAGAAAACTTTCGAGAAAATCATCCTTTTAGTTTTCGAAAAAGAATTACTGAATGAAGATGGCATGATGGTAATTGAGCATTCGAAATATACCAAACTAGATCACATGATTCACTTTTCCTTTCAGAAAAGTTATGGAGGTTCTATTTTTAGTTTCTTCGAAATAGGTTCTGGTGATAAAGAAGATTCTAACACTGAATCCGACCAAAATGATAGTGAAGAAGAATAG